In the genome of Thermococcus sp. Bubb.Bath, the window AGCCCCTGCCTGGTAAAACCCTTGAGGATACCCTTGAGAGCAAGATCATGGCAGTCTTGGCTGAGGCGCGTGACAACGCGGGTAAGGTCGCCGAGCGCTACCTCGGTATGGGCAACCACGCGGTCATCATGGCCAAGACTGGAGCTAGGGGTAAGATACTCAACATCACCCAGATGGCTGCTATGCTCGGCCAGCAGTCCATCCGTGGTAAGCGTCTCTACCGTGGCTACCGCGGAAGGGTTTTGAGCCACTTCAAGCAGGGAGACCTCGGCGCCAGGGCTAAGGGCTTCGTTACCAACTCGTACAAGAGTGGTCTAACGCCACAGGAGTACTTCTTCCACGCAATGGGTGGAAGGGAAGGTCTCGTCGATACTGCGGTTAGGACTGCCCAGAGCGGTTACATGCAGAGAAGGCTGATCAACGCCCTTCAGGACCTCAAGGTTGACTACGATGGAACGGTCAGGGATCCGACGGGAATCATAGTCCAGTTCAAGTACGGAGAGGACGGCGTTGATCCAATGCGTAGCTGGGGTGGAAAGACCCTAGACGTGGACAGAATTATCGTGAGAACACTCGCAAAGAAGAGGAGCGGGAAGGCGTGAGGTGAGGAAGATGGTTGCCGCAAAGACGATAAAGGGAATGATTGACAAGTCAGAGCTCCCCGAAAACATCAAGGAAGAGCTGTACAACAAAATCCTGGAGTACAACAAGAAGTACAAGCTCAAGAAGGCCGAGGTGCAGGCGATAATTGACGAGGCAATTAAGGAGTACGAGAACGCGCTCATCGAGCCGGGGGAGTCCATCGGAACCGTCGCCGCTCAGTCGATAGGTGAGCCATCAACTCAGATGACCCTCAACACCTTCCACTACGCTGGTGTTGCCGAAATCAATGTCACCCTCGGTCTGCCGAGAATCATTGAGATTGTTGACGCCAGGAAGAACCCATCGACTCCAATCATGACTGTCTACCTCGACGAGGAGCACCGCTATGATCAGGAGAAGGCCCTTGAGGTGGCCAGGAGGATTGAGGGAACCACCATCGAGAACCTAGCCCGCGAGACGACGATCGACATACTCAACTTTGAGTTCGTTGTCGATATCGACCCCGAGAGGCTTGAGAAGAGCGGGCTGGACATGGAGAAAATCCTTAGAAAGCTCAACGGCTCTTTCAAGAGCGCGGAGTTTGAAGCTGACGGCTACACTCTGATAGCTCGTCCGAAGAAGGTCGGTAAGCTCTCCGACCTGCGGAAGCTCGCCGAAAAGGTTAAAAAGCACCGCCTTAAGGGTCTATCGGGCGTTGGAAAGACCATCATCAGGAAGGAAGGCGACGAGTACGTCATCTACACCGAGGGTTCAAACTTCAAGCAGGTGCTCAAGGTTCCTGGTATCGACCCCACAAGAACAAGAACCAACAACATCTGGGAGATAGCGGAAGTCCTTGGAATTGAGGCAGCGAGAAACGCCATCATTGAGGAAATCGTTAACACGATGCGCGAGCAGGGTCTCGAAGTCGACGTCAGGCACATAATGCTCGTCGCCGACATGATGACGCTCGACGGCGTGATAAGGCCCATTGGAAGGCACGGTATCGTTGGTGAGAAGTCGAGCGTGCTCGCAAGGGCCGCTTTCGAGATAACCACTCAGCATCTATTTGAGGCCGCTGAGAGAGGAGAAGTCGACCCCCTCAACGGCGTCGTGGAGAACGTGCTCATTGGTCAGCCCGTTCCGGTCGGAACCGGAATGGTACAGCTGAAGATGAGCCTTCCCCTGAGACCGAAAAGGGAGTAGGGAGGTGTGAAGTATGGATCTAGCTTTCGAACTTAGGAAGGTCCTTGAGACAGGAAAGGCCGTGCTCGGCTCAAAGAAAACTGTCCACCTCGCAAAGACGGGTGGCGCGAAGCTCATTATAGTTGCCAAAAACGCTCCGGCAGAGATAAAGGAGGACATAGCCTACTACGCCAAGCTCAGCAACATCCCCGTTTACGAGTTCGACGGAACGAGCGTTGAGCTGGGTACACTCCTGGGTAAGCCCTTCGTCGTGGCTTCCCTTGCCATAGTTAACCCTGGCGAGAGCAACATACTCGCCTTGGCTGGGGGTAAGGAGTAATGCCGCTGAAGCTCAACACGGACCAGATCAAGTACATAGCCCTCTTCGAGAGCATGACCGGAGCGACGGTCTTGGACTGTCTGGTGGACAGCAGCAAGAACAGGCTGATCTTTGTAATAAAGAAGGGTGAGATGGGGCTCGCGCTTGGCAAGAAGGGAGCCAACGTTAAGCGCGTTCAGGACATGCTTGGTAAGGATATAGAGCTCATCGAGCACTCCGAGAATCCCGAGGAGTTCCTGAGGAACATTTATAAGAGCCTCGGGGTTAAGGTTAAAAAGATCCACATCACGGAAAAGAGGGATGGGAAAAAGGTCGCCCTCCTTGACATAGGCCCGCGCGACAAGCCGAGGGCCATCGGAAGGGGCGGCCAGAACATAAATCTCGTGAAGGACCTTATGGAGAGACACCACGGTATTAGTGACGTTGTGATAATCTGAGGTGATGATCATGGCTGGAAAGAAGGCTCCGTATGGAGAATTTGCCGGAAGGAAGCTCAAGCTCAAGAGGAAGAAGTTCCGCTGGAGCGACATAACCTACAAGAGAAGGGTTCTCCGCCTCAAGGAGAAGAGCGACCCGCTCGGAGGCGCCCCACAGGCGAAGGGAATAGTCCTTGAGAAGATAGCCGTTGAGGCTAAGCAGCCGAACTCAGCTATGCGTAAGGCAGTTAGGGTTCAGCTCATCAAGAACGGCAAGGTCGTTACCGCTTTCACCCCCGGGGACGGTGCCATCAACCACATAGACGAGCACGACGAGGTCATCATAGAGGGAATCGGTGGTCCAAAGGGCGGTTCAGTCGGCGATATCCCGGGAATCAGGTATAAGGTCGTCAAGGTCAACAGGGTCTCCCTCAAGGAGCTTGTCAAGGGCAGAAAGGAGAAGCCGAGGAGGTGAAAGAGATGGCCAAGGCAATCACCGAGCGCTTCTATCAGCCGAAGGAGCCCAAGGTCATGGGCAGGTGGAGCGTTGAGGACGTTGAGGTCGCCGACCCGTCCCTTAAGCCCTACATAAACCTCGATGCCAGAATCCTCCCCCACAGCCACGGGAGGCACGCCAAGAAGTCCTTCGGCAAGGCCAACGTTCACATCGTAGAGAGGCTTATCAACAAGGTCATGCGCAGCGGTGCCAGCCACTCCAAGGTTGGCAGCCACTTCATGAGAAGGGAACACCGTTCCCTCATGAGCAAGAAGATGAAGGCCTACGAGGTCGTCAAGGAGGCCTTCACTATCATAGAGCGCAGGACAAAGCAGAACCCGCTTCAGATTCTCGTCAGGGCCATCGAGAACTCCTCCCCGAGGGAGGACACTACAACCATCGCCTTCGGTGGAATCCGCTACCACATGGCCGTCGACGTTTCCCCGCTCAGGAGGCTCGACATAGCCCTCAAGAACATTGCCCTTGGAGCCAGCGCCAAGTGCTACAGGAACAAGACCACCTACGCTCAGGCCCTCGCCGAAGAGCTCATAGCCGCCGCCAACAAGGATCCGAAGAGCTTCGCCTACAGCAAGAAGGAAGAGATCGAGAGGATTGCCCAGTCCTCACGCTGAGGGCTGGAAGTCTTTTCTCTACTTTCTCCAAATTTCCTCTTACTCACTTCCAAACGCTTTTTAAATCCTTAATCGGAGTTTTCTCGGTGGTAAAATGATATTCCTGATAGGATTCTCCGAAGATGAAGTGAAGCTGATAAGAGATGCCTTTGATGGGGTTCCCGTCTATGAGATACCGAGCTACTGTGGGGTCTGGGTTCTTAGCGAGGTCATTGAGAAGGCTGACTCCCTCGAGGGAAGCGGGAACTGGCACGAGAGGAAGTTCTTCCTGATGCATGACCTGAGCAACGAGGAGGTCAAGGAAGCGCTGAAAAAGATGAAGTCTCTCGGCTTCAGAGGAGTCATCTACGCCACCACAACTCCTAACTCCCTGACTATGAAACTCAACGAGCTGATAGAGGAGTGGCTCGAGGAGGACGCCTACTTCCGCCGGCTCAGGAGGATGAAGAAGGGGCCGTATTTGAATATCAAAGGAAGCTCTGGTTAAATCTCAATCGGTATCCCCTCGGTTTTTACCGTTCTTATGAAGCTGTCGTTTCTCTTTTTAAACTCATCCGGCTTGAGAAGTATTGGACTTATTAACTCCCCGTATTTGAGCAGCACTTCTGTTACCAGCTCAATTATCTCGTCAAAATCAACCTCCCCAACTATCAGAACATCAATGTCGCTCTCTTCATCGTAGTCTCCCCTGGCGTAGGAACCGAATAGAAAGACTTCATCTATCGAGCTTCCGAATCGTTCCTTTAAAAGCTTTAAAAACGCGTTAAGGGCCTTAGCTTTTCTGTCCATATCTAATCTCCTCCAGGAGGTTATTACCAAGGGCATTGAAATCGGCATGAAGAAAGCAAGAGAGCGCTAACCTTTTCCATCAACATTTTCAAACGGGTTGTAAATTCTAAGTCCTCCAATGCCTTCGAAGTCTCTAACGTTTCTTGTCACGAGGGTGTAGCCGTATTTCAGGGCAGTGGCCGCTATTACTGCATCTGGGAGCTTTATGCTCTTCCTTCTCCTAAGCTCGATTGCGAGTTCAGCAATATCGTCGGTAAGAGGAATTACATGGGCGAAGCTTATGAACTCCTTCGACTTTTCAAACCCCTCCGGGGTGTGTCCCTTCCAGCCTAGAAACTCTATTTTGGTAATTATGGAGATGTTGAAGCTCTCCTTTAGGATTTTCTCTATCTTGGGTATCTCCTCCGTAGGAATGGCATCGGCGAGGTAGTATATGAGGATGTTGGTGTCTATCAGAAATCCCTCTCCCATTCCGACCTCAGCTCCCGGAGGCTCTTTTCGAGGTCTTTTCTCCCCTTGTAAATTCCTCTGTACTTTGAAGGCTCAAAGATTTTCTCCCTCACCTTTTCCCATAGTTCTGGAGGCACTATTACTCCCTTTATCCTACCGTGCTCATCGTAGATGTACTCAACTCCTTCCATAACTCATACCCAGGGGAATGTTGTTGGAGGGTGTATTTAACGTTTTCACCAAGTTTATCTTATTAAACTCCTCCCTACCATGTTTGCCGGCTTCTCAACTCCAAAGAACTCCAGAACAGTAGGCGCGATATCCATCAGGCTCGGCCCCTCAAGTTCAGCGTCCTCAAAGCCCCAGAGTATAAGGGGCACTTTCATCACAGGCTCGTTCATCGACCCGTGCATTCCCTTTACCCAATGGCTTGTCCCCTTTACACCCCTACAAATCCGATGGGAGCAGAACCAGTAGCCGGGCTTCGCCGAAACTATGAGCTCGCCGCTGTTTGGAGTGTTCAGGTGGGGAAGCTCCTCACGGAAAAAGACCTCCTTAACCCCTGGGGCCCTCCTGAGTGCCTCAAATGCATCTTCGCTTTGATTGGGGTCTTTAAGGTAGACATGGACGCCTCCACCGGAGGATACTCTCAGAACGTCAATTCCTTTCTCCCTAAGGTAGGTCTTCAGGTTCACCCAGGTGTGCACCTCTTCTTGCCCGTGGTCGGCGAAGATAATGAAGGCGTACTCGTCCTTCAGCCTCTCCCAGAGTGTCCTTACCGCAGTATCGACGGTTTCAACGGCCTTCATCGCGCCTTCACTGAGAGGTCCGTGGTCGTGCTGCATTCCGTCTATCGAGGCAAAATGTACGAGAAGTAAGTCCGGTTTGCACTCATCGTAGAGGTAGAGCGCCGAATTGAGAACCCAGACGTCCTTCCTCCAGTCCCGCCCGTGCTTCCTGTACATCCCGTTGCTTGCGAAGAAGGGAGGAAAGATTCTGACATCGGTTCCGCTGAAGGGCGGCATCGTGTAGCCCGAAACTGACGCCGTTCTAACTCCCTTCCCCCTCAGAACATCAACTATCGTCGGAGCCTTGATGACCTTATGGGGATTGAAGGCGACCTCGTATTCGTAGAAGTTCACCTTCCTGTCGGCTATCCTGTCGTAGTAGCCGTTCTCGACTACCCCGTGATCCCTTGGCCAAACACCGGTCATGACGCTCGTGTGAACTAAGTCTGTGAGTGTGGGGAATATTGAATCGACAACCGCAAACTCCCCGTTTTCGGCGAGCTCGCTCAGGAAGGGCATGTGCTCGAGGTTGTAGACCCCGTTACCATCGAGGCTTATGAGGGCGAGTTTTTTCCTCACTCTTCCTCCTCCTTCTGGGCTTTCTCAATCTTTTCAAGGGTCTTGCTGAGTCTTTCAAGCTCTTCCCTGAGCTTTTTCACTTCCTCGGCCATCCTTTTGAGCTCTTTAACGTTCTCATCCATTTTCCTCACCGTCAGCCTGACGTGCACTCCTCACCAATCAGTGGGATGGAAGGCTCATCATCCGGTTGGGCAATCACGTTAAAACCTTTCCCAGCCATTGGTCTAAAGTTTTCTGCCTCGCGAGGGCGCCAAGGACGTAGCTCCGCTGGAGGTATCTCTCAAATGGGTGTTCCAGCCTTCTTTTGATGGCTTCCAACGCATCTTTTAGGGTTTCAAAGCGGCCTATTGGATTGTTCATGGCTTTCTTAACCCCGACCCGTATCTGCCACACGCCGACGGGGGCGTAGTATTCTGGGGTGACCTCGCGGAATACTATTATCCTGGCCTGCCTTCTCCTCGCCCTCAGGCTTTCCAGCACGCTTAAGCGGGCCGCGTAGTAGGCACCGGTTGTCTCGTTGGCGTAGCCTTTGATTCCCCTGAAGTCCTCGTGGTCGTGGATAACCTGGGGTTCTTCACTACCGAAGAGCGAGCCCTTCAGCCAGACTTCAAGGAGTTCGAAGGCGTAGCTCTCCGGCATCAGCAGGACGGCGTAGCGGTTCCCCATGAAGCGGTAGAAGTAGACCTCGTAGGAGTTTATCTCAGGGTAATCCAGTATTTCCCTCCGTAAGTTTTTCCCAATCGTGTCTTGGACGGCGGTTATGCTCCACCTCGTCGGCACGAGCTTCTTGTCCATTCCGAGCAGTCCAGCCGAGAGGAGCCTTATGATGTAGTATTCGTCAAAGCCCCAGTTGTAAAGCCTCATTATCGCCCCTTCAGCCTTCAGCTCGTCGCTAACTACGTAGTCCGTCCTCCTCGGAATTTTTGGGTTCTCAGTCAGCTCGAAGTCGAGGAGTTCAGCCCTCGGGCCGAGTGGAGGGGCAAACTCACTCGGGACGACTTTCATAACGGGTTTTCTCTTGAGTATTACTTCGCTGTCCACGGGCTTTATGCTCATAGCCAGTTCCTGAACTTCGCCCAGAATTCTCTCGCTCTTTCTGACGCTGACGTCCGCCCTTGTCTCACCCATAACGAGGAGGGAGCGGTAGTAGAGGATGTCCTTTATCGTCTTGTCGTCCCATTTGAGCGGGCTGTCGAGGTACTCGGTCTTCCCCTCGATTGGGGGCACGAGGGGGCCTATCCTGACCTTTGGATAACCGTACTCCCCGACGAAGATGCTCGGTGGTGAGGAGCCGAAGATGTGCCTCTTGTTCACTTTTTCCTCGGCTTTTTTGGCCACCCTGAACCTCTCGAGTATTGGGCAGGTCGGCCTGCCGCAGAGCAGTTTTCTCCCCTTGCATATCGCGCAGAGTTTTGAGTTGAAGAGCTCGACCATCATACACCCTATGGCCTTCCTCGTTTAAAACTTGTCCCGCATTTTTTTGGATAATAAATCTGTTTAACATTCCGGGTGTATGTCCCTTGTTGTGTTTTCATAAACTTTTATATACTCAAATGTACTTACATGTCCTGAGGTGTTTTTATGTACGGCAACTGGGGAAGATTTCTGCGCGTGAACCTCTCCACTGGGGAGGTGAAGGTTGAGGAGTACGGCGAAGAACTGGCCAAAAAGTGGCTTGGGAGCAGGGGCCTGGCGATATACCTTCTCCTGAAAGAGATGGATCCGAAAGCAGACCCGCTTGGGCCTGAGAACAAGCTCATTCTAACCCCCGGCCCACTCAGTGGTACAAGCGCTCCCACGGGCGGCAGGTACAACGTCGTGACAAAGAGTCCACAGACGGGCTTTATAACCATGGCTAACTCAGGTGGTTACTTCGGTGCCGAGCTTAAGTTTGCCGGTTACGATGCCATCGTTGTAGAAGGACAGGCGGAAAAGCCCGTCTACATCTACATCAAGGACGACCACGTTGAAATACGTGATGCATCTCACCTCTGGGGCAAAATCGTTAGCGAGACTGAGGAAACCATAAAAAAGGAGATTGGTAGCAAGAAGCTCCACATAGCGAGCATTGGGCCCGCTGGTGAGAACCTCGTCAAGTTCTCCGCGATTATGAACGATGGCCACCGCGCTGCTGCTAGAGCTGGTGTTGGTGCGGTGATGGGAAGCAAGAAGCTCAAGGCCATAGCTGTTGAGGGGAGCAAGAGGGTTCCGATAGCGGATAAGCAGAAGTTCATGCTCGTTGTCAGGGAGAAGATCAACAAGCTGAGGAACGACCCGGTAGCTGGCGGCGGCCTTCCCAAGTACGGTACCGCCGTTTTGGTCAACATCATCAACGAGAACGGTCTCTACCCAACAAGGAACTTCCAAACCGGAGTTTATGAACACGCCTACGAGCACAGTGGAGAAGCTATGACAGCCAAGTACCTTATCAGGAACCAGCCGTGCTACGCCTGTCCAATAGGCTGTGGAAGGGTGAACAAGCTTCCGACAGTTGGTATTACTGAGGGACCTGAATATGAGACCATCTACGCATTTGGATCCGACTTGGGTATAAATGACCTTGCGAGCATAATCGAGGCGAACCACCAGTGTGACGAGTTCGGTCTCGACACCATATCAACCGGTGGAACTCTCGCTGCCGCGATGGAGCTCTATGAGAAGGGCTACCTCACTGATGAAGAGCTTGGAGACGCTCCGCCCTTCAGGTGGGGCAACACAGAGGTTCTCCACTACTACATCGAGAAGATAGCCTACAGGAAGGGTCTCGGCGACAAGCTGGCAGAGGGAAGCTATCGCTTCGCCGAGATGTACGGTCATCCTGAGTACTCAATGAGCGTCAAGAAGCTTGAACTCCCGGCCTACGACCCGCGTGGGGCAGAGGGACACGGCCTCGGTTACGCCACCAACAACCGCGGTGGATGCCACATTAAGAACTATATGATAAGTCCAGAGATCCTCGGCTACCCGTACAAGATGGACCCGCATGACATAAGCGACGACAAGGTGAAGATGCTTCTCCTCTTCCAGGACCTCACAGCGGTGATCGACTCCGCCGGCCTCTGTGTCTTCACGACCTTTGGTCTCGGCGCCGATGACTACCGCGACATGCTGAACGCTGCCCTCGGATGGGACTTCTCCACCGAGGACTACCTCAAGATTGGAGAGAGGATATGGAACGCCGAGAGGCTCTTCAACCTCAAGGCCGGCCTCGACCCGAAGGAGGACACGCTACCCAAGAGGTTCCTTGAGGAGCCGATGCCTGAGGGACCGAACAAGGGATACACCGTCCGCCTGAAGGAGATGCTTCCACGCTACTACGCCCTCCGCGGCTGGACGGAGGACGGAAGGGTTCCGAAGGAGAAGGCGGAAGAGCTCGGCATCGCCGAGTTCCTCTGATTTTGTTTCCCATTTTTGTCCAGCAACTCTTTTATGCCACTATGTGGAGAACCCAGTTTAAGGTGATTTACGTGCTGGTCAAGCTGTTCGCCACTCTCATCGAATTTACCGGGAAGAGGAAGCTCGAGATAAGCGGCCCGAGGACAGTGAGAGAGCTCCTCGACGAGCTTGAAAAGACCTTCCCCGGGTTCAAAAAAGAGCTTGAGCAGGGCTACATAATCCTCGTCAACGGGAAGAACATCGAGCATCTTCAGGGCCTTGACACACCCCTGAATGAAGACGGTACGGTGAGTATATTCCCACCAGCAGGGGGCGGTTGAAGTGGCGATAAAGTTCATCCCGAACAAGGAGTACACATTCACCCTCTGGGATGGCAAAGTTATAGTGAAGCCGAAGCTCGATATGAAGTATCTCTACATTGAGACCACCAGCAGATGCAATCTTCACTGCGAGATGTGCTTCAAGCAGTACTGGGATGACACAGAGGGGGACATGGACTGGGACCTTTTCCTCAAGATACTCGACGACGCTGAGGAGTTCCCTGAGCTAAGGATGGTTTACTTCGGTGGCATTGGAGAGCCAACGGTTCACCCGCGCTTCATGGACATGGTGAAGGAGGTTAAGAGGCGCGGCTTTGCCCTCGGGATAAGCACCAACGGGACACTGCTTACGGATGAAATGATGAGGGAGTTTGCAAAGCTTGGGGTCGAGTTGATTTATTTCTCCATGGACACCGTCCCAACCGTTCAGAATGCTATAACACTTGGCCACATAGCCGCTGCCGTAACCGCAGACAAAATACGGAAGCTTGTCAAGTACCGCGAGGAGTACGGGACTCACAGGCCGAGCGTGGGCGTTGAGGTGGTTGTTACAAAGGAGAACTACAAGCAGCTTCCAGATATGGCGAGGTTTTTGCTCAACATGAAGGTCGACGCAATGCTCGTCTCAAACCTGCTCCCCCTGACCCCCGAACAGGTCGATGACATAGTCTACGACGGAAGCGTCGACATGACCCCTATCCTCGACGAACTCTACAAGATTGCCAACGAAGGGATTTACATAAAGCTCCCCAACTTCGAGCTCAGAACCGAGAGACAGTGCGACTTCGACGAGAACAACGTTGCAGTGGTCAGATGGGACGGGGAAGTTGCCCCCTGCTACCGCTTCCTCCACAGTTACAAAGAGTACATCTTCGGGAGGGAGAAGAAGGTCAACGCCTACTCCTTCGGCAACGTGAGGGAGCAAAGCTTGGCCGACATCTGGACGAGCGAGAAGTACACATGGTTCCGCTTCACGATGAAGAACTACATGTATCCCTCGTGCACGGACTGCCCCCTTAGGGATGCCTGCGACTTCGTGAAGACGAGCGACATCGACTGCTGGGGCAACGAGCCAAGCTGCGCCGACTGCCTCTGGTCGAGGAGAATAGTCCAGTGTCCAATTCCACAGTACATGTTCGGGAAGTTCTTCTGAGGGCTAAGCTTTTAACCCCTCCCTCCTTCTTTCTCCGGGTGTGAGAATGATAGTGGCCTTTGATTTCGACGGGACGCTCGCCGATACTTACTCATGCATAGGAGAGGCCTTCAAACGGACGCTTGAGCGGAGGTGCCGCTGGCTTCCTGGGAAGGGGCTCTGGGCAAAGCTCCTCACGAAGATCGAACTCCAGTTCGAAAGACCTACCTTTGGAAGACACAAAAGGAAAAGTAAACCGCCATTCTTTCTCAGAACGAAGTTTTTTGAGAAGTGGTTTGAGGAGAGGGCAAAGCTAACGAAGCCGATAGATGACTCCCCGGAGCTCCTTAAAAAACTCAAAGAGCATGGACACATCGTAATCTCCTTCTCGGCCGAGGACTTCATAGACGGTATGAAGGCCAGAAGGCTGAAGGAGATGGGAATCTACGACCTCTTCGACGACGTCATCGTCTTCGGAAGGGAACTCACCATAGATGAGGCTTTCCGGCTGGTTCGCGAGAAGTACGGGGATGAAGTATTCATCTGGGTCGATGACAAGCCTTGGCGCTTCATAGGCCACGGGGATGAAAACACCGAGTACGTCTGGTACTACTTCCCGTTCACGGCCAAGTTCGTGGAAAAGAACCGCGAGAGGCTCACCCTTCTCCCGCACCTACACGTAATAAGGGATCTCTGGAGCATCTTTGACGTGATAGAGAGGGTAAAAACGGAGCGCTCATCCTGAGTCGGCGTTCGTGTACTCCACAGTGTCCTCAACGAACTCGTCGAAGGTCTCCCTGTCAGTCTCTTCGAGCTCGAAGGTGAACTCCCGCCCCAGCGACCACCTTATTGCCACGTGTCCACCGTCAGCCTCAGCTACAATGAGCCCGAAGGGCAAATCCCCCGCCCAGTGATGTTTTGAGAAGTTTATCTTGAATCCCCTCTTCTCCAGCTCTTCCAGGATCTTCTCGTACGTCTTTCCGGGACCGTGAGGGCTTCTGACTTTACCGATATAATACATCGTTACTCACCGGTGTCCAGTTTTCCACATAGACTTAAAACCTTTTCGGTTCCCCTAATAAGTTTAGCGGGGACAACGTTTTAAGGGGGAGTCCTTCAATGCCCCCCGATGAAGACGAGAAAACTCTTACCGCTGTTGCTCCTTCCGTCGGTAGCTTTCCTCATCGTCTTCTTTTATTATCCCGTAGTTCTGATTCTAAAGGACGGGCTGTCCCTTGGGGCCCTCCGCGGCGTCCTATTCAACGCTTACTACCGTCACGTGATATCCTTCACCGTAGAGCAGGCCATCGCATCGACCCTTCTGACGCTCCTTTTAGGTCTCCCTGGGGCTTACATCTTTGCCAAGTACGATTTTCCGGGGAAGCGCTTCGTCAAGGCCCTCCTAACTGTTCCG includes:
- a CDS encoding HAD hydrolase-like protein, which gives rise to MIVAFDFDGTLADTYSCIGEAFKRTLERRCRWLPGKGLWAKLLTKIELQFERPTFGRHKRKSKPPFFLRTKFFEKWFEERAKLTKPIDDSPELLKKLKEHGHIVISFSAEDFIDGMKARRLKEMGIYDLFDDVIVFGRELTIDEAFRLVREKYGDEVFIWVDDKPWRFIGHGDENTEYVWYYFPFTAKFVEKNRERLTLLPHLHVIRDLWSIFDVIERVKTERSS
- a CDS encoding MoaD/ThiS family protein encodes the protein MLVKLFATLIEFTGKRKLEISGPRTVRELLDELEKTFPGFKKELEQGYIILVNGKNIEHLQGLDTPLNEDGTVSIFPPAGGG
- a CDS encoding tungsten cofactor oxidoreductase radical SAM maturase yields the protein MKYLYIETTSRCNLHCEMCFKQYWDDTEGDMDWDLFLKILDDAEEFPELRMVYFGGIGEPTVHPRFMDMVKEVKRRGFALGISTNGTLLTDEMMREFAKLGVELIYFSMDTVPTVQNAITLGHIAAAVTADKIRKLVKYREEYGTHRPSVGVEVVVTKENYKQLPDMARFLLNMKVDAMLVSNLLPLTPEQVDDIVYDGSVDMTPILDELYKIANEGIYIKLPNFELRTERQCDFDENNVAVVRWDGEVAPCYRFLHSYKEYIFGREKKVNAYSFGNVREQSLADIWTSEKYTWFRFTMKNYMYPSCTDCPLRDACDFVKTSDIDCWGNEPSCADCLWSRRIVQCPIPQYMFGKFF